In the Aggregatilinea lenta genome, TTGACAGCCCCGTGACCGAAATCCTCGACGAATACACCGCCGCCTACGAGGCCGAAAATCCCGATGTCGACATCGTCTTCTCGTACGAAGGCGGCTACACCGACGTCCAGACCAAGCTGCGCACCGTGGCCGAAGGCGGCGGTGATTTGCCCGCTGGCGCGATCATGCTGGCGACGGATATCTTCGATGTCGCGAATGCCGGGCTGGTCCAGCCGTGGGATGCCTACGTGGACGAAGACACCCTGAGCGACTACTTCGACGTGTGGCTGTCAAACAGCTATTACGACGCGGACGGCGACGGCACCGGCGAACTGTACGGGCTGCCGTTCCAGCGCTCGACCGTGCTGCTGTACTACAACGCCACGCTGCTGGCCGAAAATAACATGGAGCCGCCCGCCAACTGGCAGGAACTGGCCGAAGACGCGCAGACCCTGACCACCGATACCCGCTGGGGCATCCTGATCCCCAACAGCTGGCCGTACTGGGAACTGCAGCCCTTCGCGCTCGGCGCGGGCCAGAACCTCGTCGGCGACAGCGACACCGAGGTGTTCTTCAACAGTGACGCCGCCGTTGAGGCGCTCCAGTACTGGGTCGACCTCTACACCGTGTACAACGCGACGCCCGCCGGGGTCCAGAACAACTGGGGCGACGCGCCCGGCCTGTTCGCCAGCGGCGACGCGGCGATGATCGTGCACAGCACCGGCTCTATGCCCGGCATCCTCTCCGCGGCGGACTTTGAAGTCAACGTGAGCGGCATCCCCGGCAAGGACGGCGGCCACTTCACGGTGCCCGGCGGCGGCAACCTGTATCTGGTAGCGGGCATCGACGACGCGACCGCGCAGGCAATGGCCGACTTCGCGCTGTGGCTGACCTCACCGGAGCAGACCGTGGACTGGTCGATCCGCACGGGATACCTGCCGGTGCGCCAGAGCGCGCTGGAACTGGAAAGCTGGACCAGCTACGCCGCCGATACGCCGCAGGCCGCGCAGGCCGTCGCCACGCTCGATTCGGCGGGGCCGGAGCTGTCGGTGCAGTCCCTGGCGGACGTCCGCAACGCGTTGCACACGCACATCCTGGCCGTGTTGAACGGTGAGGAAGAACCCCAGGCGGCGCTCGACGCCGCCCAGGCCGAAGCTGACGAAATCCTGAGCATCTACCAGTAAGCACCACGAGCCAACACAGGGTCGGAGGCGTCCGCACAGCGCGGACGTCTCCGGCTTTGTTTATCCACAACGCGGCGTTCACCACAGAATGGGCCTGCCATGACCTCAAGCGCTTCCGTTCGCACGCGGTGGCAGATGCGGCGGCCACGCATCCAATGGTTGCCCTACGTGCTGCTGCTGCCGACGCTTTACTTCGTCTTCCTCTTCACGGTCTATCCCACCTTTAAAGTCCTGCGCGACAGCCGGATCTACTACCACCCCAGCCGCCCGGATCGCCAGATGGTCACCGACCTCAAGCTGCCCGGCATTGACGAGGCAACGCGCAGCATTCGCGGGCCGAATAACGTCGGGCTGGCCTACTTCCGCGCGATGGTCGAGCCAGATTCGCCCGAAGGCGAAACCTTCCGGCAGGTGATCGGCAACTCGGCGCTGTATGTCGTGGGCACGGTGCCAATCAGCATGATCCTGGCGCTGCTGTTTGCGCTGCTGGTCAACCGAAAAATGCGGGGTGTCGGCATCGCGCGGCTGGCGCTGTTTTATCCGACTGTGCTGCCGATGGTCAGCGCCGCGACGATCTGGCTGTTCTTTTTCACACCCGATTACGGCCTGTGGAACCAGTTGTTCAAGTTCTTCGGCTACGGCGGCCCGCAGAACTGGGTGATCAACCCCAAACTGGCGCTGTGGTCGCTGATTATCGTGGCGATCTGGAAGAATGCGGGCTACTTCATGATCTTCTATCTCGCCGGGCTGCAGGGACTGCCGGAGGATGTGTACGAGGCCGCCGCGCTGGACGGCGCAAACTGGTTCACGCAGTTGACGCGCATTACCGTGCCGCTGCTGCGCCGCACGACGCTGTTCGTCAGCGTGATCGCCATAATCGGGGCGTTCCAGCAGGTCGAGCACGCGCTGGTGATGACCTACGAGCTGGTCAGCGGTGAGGCGGACCTGCTGCTGTACGAGATCTACCAGCAGCGTTTCATCCAACAGGATTACGGTTTCGCCAACAGCCTGACGGTGGTGATGATCGCGATTCTGTTTGCGCTGACGCTGGCGAATGTCTTCCTCACGGAGCGGCAGGAATATGCAAACTGAGCGCGCGGCCCTCAACGCCTCGGCTGCCCGGCAGCCCCGTTCGTGGGGCGTGTGGGGCATCAACCTGCTCACCGTCACGCTGGCGCTGGTGTGGGCCATCCCGATTTTGTGGGCGACGATCGTGTCGTTCCGCCCGCCGAGCGACAACCTGGGCCGGGGCGACGTGTGGTTCGCCGACCGACTGACGCTGGACAGCTACGAAAAAGCGACCTCGCTGGCTCCGTTTTTCCCCAAATGGGAAGACGGCCACCTGACGAACTCGTATTACACCAACACCATCGAGTTCACAGCGCTGACACTGGCCGTGCAACTCGTCACGGTGACGCTGGGCGGGTTCGTGTTCGCACACTTCGAGTTCTTCGGCAAGCGCTTCCTGTTCGCCTTCATCCTGCTACAAATGATGATCCCCACGGCGATCCTGCTCGTGCCCAACTTCGTCACTATTCGCGAGTTTTCGACCGTGTACCTGGGCATCCCGAAGGCGCTCTACTACAAGGAATTTTCGCTGTACGACACGCCGCTGGCAATGGCGATGCCCTACTTCGGCTCGGCGTTCGGCACGTTTCTGATGCGTCAGGCGTTTCTGGGCGTCCCGCGCGATCTCGTGGACGCGGGTGTGGTGGACGGCTGCCGCTGGTATCACCTGCTGCGGCACGTCTATCTGCCCCCAAGCTGGCCGTCGCTGATCGCGTTCGGGATGGTGACGGTGAGCTTCCACTGGAACGAGCTGCTGTGGCCGCTGGTCGTCACCAGCGACAAGGCCCGCCCGCTGACGATGGGCCTGCTGCGCTTCACACAGCTCACCGACATCGGCGCGCAGTGGAGCCTGATGATGGCCGCGACGCTGATCATTGCCGCGCCGCTGCTGCTGCTGTTCATCATTTTCCAGCGGCAGTTTATCAGCAGCTTCCTGCATTCGGGGCTGAAGTAACGGAGCAAGCAAGCGCATAGGATTTCGTAGAGACCTCACCCCCGGACCCTCTCCAGTCGTCGCTGGAGAGGGGAGAAAACCACGATCCGATCCGTAGGGGCGGGGCTTGCTCCGTCCATTTCTTCTCCGTCTTAGCGCAAGCGCGAGAAACGAAAAAGGGTAGAGCAAGCTCTACCCCTACGCACGAACCTGGCTGCGTCCCGACGATCTAATCGAGGTCCGGCGGGCGGAAGTAGACCACCACATAGAGCTGCCCCAACAGCAGATGATCGCCATGCGCCACGGCGTAGGGGCGATGCGGGATCAGGCGCTGGCCGTTGAGGTAAGTGAAGTTGCTGCTGTCCAGGTCGGTGACGAGCAGTTGTTTTTCGCGGCGCTGAAGGCGGCAGTGCTGGCGCGAGACGCCGAGCGCTTTCGCGTCGTAGCGGCTGAGGTCGATCACCGGCTCACCGGCAGGGGCGGACGTGTCGCGCCCCAGCAGCACAGATGCTTCGATGGGGAAAAACAACTGCTGGCCGAGCGAGACAAACGCCAGCAGTACGATGTCGTCCTCTTTAAACAGCCGATCGCCCACGTTTTCCAGCGGCGGCAGCGGATGCGCCGCGACCGGCAGAACCGGGGGCTTTTCGAGGGACGCACCGCAACTGCGGCACGTGGTCCGGGCCGCGACGTTTGCGTATCCGCATTTCGGGCAGTGCACGCGCGGTGCATCCTGCGATGACGGTTTTTGAACTGTGCCAGGCATACCACCCACCCACCACCACACTTATATTAATTTTATTATATCGGCAGATGTCAGATTAGTCAGTAAGAATTTTCCAACCGGCGGATACATTAGCATCTAGATCAGGTGCCCGCTCACCCATTGAATCCCCGGTCCGGGACGGTTGACCAGCACGTCCAGCACGCCGGGGACCGCGCGCAGCCGCGTGTCCAGATCCGCCGCGTCGTCTTCGCGGCAGAGCACGTGCACGTTCGCGCCCGCGTCGATGGTGAAGTACGCGCCGACGCCATCCGCGCGCGCTTCGCGCACGGCCAGCATGATCGCCACCGTCGCCGGGGACCAGTAGATCACGCTGGGGCGCGAACTCATCGCGACGGCGTGCATGCGGATCGCTTCCAGCTCGGTTTCCTCCCCGAACACGTCGAAATCCCGCGCGAGCAGCGCGTCGCGCACGACGGGCAGCGCGCGCTCGGCGGCGGCCAGCCGGGCGTCCGCGAACGGGCTGGACTCGACCAGCGCGTGCCCGCGCGTGGAGGCAACTTCCTTGTGCCCGGTCTGCACCAGCGCGATCAGGTCGCACAGATCCCAGTGATCGGGCGCGGCGATCTGCTCCGCGTAGGAGTCTTCGCTGCGGTCGCCCGCGTACCACTCCACGAAGCCCGCCGGGATCGAGCGCGCCGCCGAACCGGACCCCAGCCGCGCCAGCACAGTCAGCCCGCGCTCGTCCATGGCGACGCCTGCCGCCGCGATGCCCGCTGCCGACAGCGCCGCGAACGCCGACGCCGACGAGGCGATGCCCGCGCCCGCCGGGAAGCTGTTCCGCGAGGCAACCCGCGCCCGCGTCGTGATTCCGGCCATCGAGCGCACGCGGTCGAGGTGCTCGCTGACGCGCCCGGCGGCTTTTTCGGCGGTTTCCATGCCCTCGATCACCACCTCGTCCCGTTCCAGGGCCGGATCGAAGGCCACGGTCGTGGTGGTCGTGGCGCGGTCCAGGTTCATCGAAATCGAGGCGTTCAGCGGCAGGCGCAGCGCGTCGT is a window encoding:
- a CDS encoding ABC transporter substrate-binding protein produces the protein MKVRLLLIVAILVTALGVSSAAAQDKTVVTIYFPIAVDSPVTEILDEYTAAYEAENPDVDIVFSYEGGYTDVQTKLRTVAEGGGDLPAGAIMLATDIFDVANAGLVQPWDAYVDEDTLSDYFDVWLSNSYYDADGDGTGELYGLPFQRSTVLLYYNATLLAENNMEPPANWQELAEDAQTLTTDTRWGILIPNSWPYWELQPFALGAGQNLVGDSDTEVFFNSDAAVEALQYWVDLYTVYNATPAGVQNNWGDAPGLFASGDAAMIVHSTGSMPGILSAADFEVNVSGIPGKDGGHFTVPGGGNLYLVAGIDDATAQAMADFALWLTSPEQTVDWSIRTGYLPVRQSALELESWTSYAADTPQAAQAVATLDSAGPELSVQSLADVRNALHTHILAVLNGEEEPQAALDAAQAEADEILSIYQ
- a CDS encoding carbohydrate ABC transporter permease; translated protein: MTSSASVRTRWQMRRPRIQWLPYVLLLPTLYFVFLFTVYPTFKVLRDSRIYYHPSRPDRQMVTDLKLPGIDEATRSIRGPNNVGLAYFRAMVEPDSPEGETFRQVIGNSALYVVGTVPISMILALLFALLVNRKMRGVGIARLALFYPTVLPMVSAATIWLFFFTPDYGLWNQLFKFFGYGGPQNWVINPKLALWSLIIVAIWKNAGYFMIFYLAGLQGLPEDVYEAAALDGANWFTQLTRITVPLLRRTTLFVSVIAIIGAFQQVEHALVMTYELVSGEADLLLYEIYQQRFIQQDYGFANSLTVVMIAILFALTLANVFLTERQEYAN
- a CDS encoding carbohydrate ABC transporter permease, producing the protein MQTERAALNASAARQPRSWGVWGINLLTVTLALVWAIPILWATIVSFRPPSDNLGRGDVWFADRLTLDSYEKATSLAPFFPKWEDGHLTNSYYTNTIEFTALTLAVQLVTVTLGGFVFAHFEFFGKRFLFAFILLQMMIPTAILLVPNFVTIREFSTVYLGIPKALYYKEFSLYDTPLAMAMPYFGSAFGTFLMRQAFLGVPRDLVDAGVVDGCRWYHLLRHVYLPPSWPSLIAFGMVTVSFHWNELLWPLVVTSDKARPLTMGLLRFTQLTDIGAQWSLMMAATLIIAAPLLLLFIIFQRQFISSFLHSGLK
- a CDS encoding FHA domain-containing protein; protein product: MPGTVQKPSSQDAPRVHCPKCGYANVAARTTCRSCGASLEKPPVLPVAAHPLPPLENVGDRLFKEDDIVLLAFVSLGQQLFFPIEASVLLGRDTSAPAGEPVIDLSRYDAKALGVSRQHCRLQRREKQLLVTDLDSSNFTYLNGQRLIPHRPYAVAHGDHLLLGQLYVVVYFRPPDLD
- the mvaD gene encoding diphosphomevalonate decarboxylase produces the protein MVGQATDGKATAVACANIAFIKYWGRKDDALRLPLNASISMNLDRATTTTTVAFDPALERDEVVIEGMETAEKAAGRVSEHLDRVRSMAGITTRARVASRNSFPAGAGIASSASAFAALSAAGIAAAGVAMDERGLTVLARLGSGSAARSIPAGFVEWYAGDRSEDSYAEQIAAPDHWDLCDLIALVQTGHKEVASTRGHALVESSPFADARLAAAERALPVVRDALLARDFDVFGEETELEAIRMHAVAMSSRPSVIYWSPATVAIMLAVREARADGVGAYFTIDAGANVHVLCREDDAADLDTRLRAVPGVLDVLVNRPGPGIQWVSGHLI